A DNA window from Paenibacillus andongensis contains the following coding sequences:
- the folB gene encoding dihydroneopterin aldolase: MDKITLSRMQFFGNHGVFPEENKLGQRFYVDVELMLPLDKPGKSDHLDDTVNYGEVFFKVKEIVEGRTYKLIEALAENIASELLHTYTSINEVTVRVIKPHPPFAVFFDGVTVEINRKRANE, from the coding sequence TTGGATAAAATAACGCTCTCCCGCATGCAGTTCTTTGGCAATCATGGTGTTTTTCCGGAAGAGAATAAGCTCGGTCAACGCTTTTATGTAGATGTAGAGCTTATGCTTCCGCTGGACAAACCCGGCAAGTCGGATCATTTGGATGATACGGTTAATTACGGAGAAGTATTTTTCAAAGTCAAAGAGATTGTAGAAGGCCGCACTTATAAATTAATTGAGGCTTTAGCAGAAAATATTGCATCCGAGCTGCTGCATACTTATACTAGTATCAATGAAGTGACGGTTCGCGTCATTAAGCCGCATCCGCCCTTTGCCGTATTTTTTGACGGGGTAACTGTAGAGATAAACCGAAAGCGGGCAAATGAATGA
- the folK gene encoding 2-amino-4-hydroxy-6-hydroxymethyldihydropteridine diphosphokinase: MTAEEREQGTIAYVALGSNIDDREHYLQDAITALNEESGITVTGLSSIYETEPVGYVDQSAFLNMVIQIITVLPAEELLFTMLAIEKRLGRTRDLRWGPRTIDLDLLLYGDHQLTTPDLIIPHPRMHERAFVLVPLTEVLYKRQDAAFEFISAHLEKLEGKEGVILWKKAQ, encoded by the coding sequence ATGACAGCCGAAGAACGAGAACAAGGTACGATAGCTTATGTCGCATTGGGATCCAATATAGATGATCGTGAACACTATTTGCAGGATGCGATTACAGCGCTGAACGAGGAATCGGGAATAACGGTGACTGGCTTGTCCAGCATCTACGAAACCGAACCGGTTGGCTATGTAGACCAATCTGCTTTTCTTAATATGGTTATTCAAATCATTACCGTTTTACCTGCAGAAGAGTTGTTGTTCACTATGCTTGCCATCGAGAAAAGACTGGGTCGAACGCGCGATTTGCGCTGGGGCCCGAGAACGATCGATTTGGATTTACTCCTTTACGGCGACCATCAGCTTACAACCCCCGACTTGATCATTCCGCATCCGCGGATGCATGAGCGGGCTTTTGTATTAGTTCCTCTCACTGAGGTTCTCTACAAGCGACAAGATGCTGCATTTGAATTCATCTCCGCGCATTTGGAGAAACTGGAAGGAAAGGAAGGCGTCATTCTATGGAAAAAAGCTCAGTAG
- a CDS encoding helix-turn-helix domain-containing protein, whose amino-acid sequence MEKSSVAQRIRAFRKLKGYTQNELADLLGVSIAILGAIERGTRKPDTKIINKISQVLNIEPDELVATVAR is encoded by the coding sequence ATGGAAAAAAGCTCAGTAGCTCAGCGTATACGCGCTTTTCGTAAGTTGAAAGGGTACACTCAGAACGAATTAGCCGATTTACTCGGTGTGTCGATTGCCATCTTAGGCGCTATTGAAAGAGGTACACGCAAACCGGATACCAAAATTATAAATAAAATCTCGCAAGTCCTGAATATTGAGCCGGATGAGTTAGTTGCAACGGTTGCGAGATGA
- the dusB gene encoding tRNA dihydrouridine synthase DusB codes for MLKIGNVEAPNKVVLAPMAGVCNPAFRLIAKEFGTGLVCAEMVSDKAIVHGNSRSMEMLYVDDREKPLSLQIFGGDTETLVQAARIVDQQTNADIIDINMGCPVPKITKCDAGARWLLQPEKIEEMIATVVAAVSKPVTVKMRIGWDSEHIYAIDNAKAVERGGGSAVSVHGRTREQLYTGKADWDIIRDVKQAVSIPVIGNGDVVTPEDAKRMLDHTGVDGVMIGRGALGNPWMLYRTVQYLANGELPPEPTAEEKIRIAILHMDRLVALKGEHVAVKEMRKHMAWYLKGMTGAARVKDAIMEMLKRDEMVRALNDYVEHLASSTIEESAVLQ; via the coding sequence GTGCTGAAAATAGGAAATGTCGAAGCTCCCAATAAAGTCGTGCTTGCCCCAATGGCGGGCGTATGTAACCCTGCGTTCCGACTCATTGCCAAAGAATTTGGTACAGGTCTAGTCTGTGCAGAAATGGTTAGTGATAAAGCCATTGTTCACGGGAATTCCCGTTCGATGGAAATGCTTTATGTGGATGATCGAGAAAAACCGCTAAGTTTGCAAATCTTTGGTGGCGATACCGAAACCCTAGTGCAAGCGGCTAGAATCGTTGACCAACAGACGAATGCAGACATTATTGATATAAATATGGGATGTCCAGTACCGAAAATCACGAAGTGTGATGCGGGTGCAAGATGGCTGCTTCAACCTGAGAAAATCGAAGAAATGATCGCAACCGTTGTTGCGGCAGTAAGCAAACCAGTAACTGTAAAGATGCGTATCGGCTGGGATTCCGAGCACATTTATGCGATAGATAATGCTAAGGCTGTCGAAAGAGGCGGCGGTAGTGCAGTGAGCGTCCACGGGCGTACGCGTGAGCAGCTGTACACAGGTAAAGCCGATTGGGACATCATTCGTGATGTTAAGCAAGCCGTTTCAATTCCCGTTATCGGGAACGGTGATGTTGTGACACCTGAGGATGCCAAACGCATGTTAGACCATACGGGTGTAGATGGCGTGATGATTGGGCGCGGCGCGTTAGGCAACCCTTGGATGCTTTACCGTACCGTACAATATCTTGCCAATGGTGAACTACCGCCTGAGCCGACAGCGGAAGAGAAGATCCGTATCGCGATCTTACATATGGACCGACTCGTCGCTCTCAAGGGAGAGCATGTTGCTGTGAAAGAGATGCGCAAACATATGGCATGGTACCTCAAGGGCATGACAGGAGCGGCTCGTGTGAAGGATGCGATTATGGAGATGTTGAAGCGTGATGAAATGGTGCGAGCTCTGAATGATTACGTCGAGCATCTGGCATCGTCCACGATTGAAGAATCAGCCGTACTTCAATAA
- the greA gene encoding transcription elongation factor GreA: MAEKEVILTPEGLRKLEDELEHLKSVKRREVAERIKVAIGYGDISENSEYEDAKNEQAFIEGRIITLEKLLRNARIINNDDVDTNTVSVGSIVTLKDLEFGDLVEYNIVGTAESDPLMNKISNESPVGRAILGKQRGANVDVTVPAGVIQYQIIDIKK, encoded by the coding sequence ATGGCTGAAAAAGAGGTCATTCTTACACCAGAAGGTTTAAGAAAGCTCGAAGATGAGCTTGAGCATCTGAAATCAGTGAAGCGTCGCGAAGTGGCTGAGAGAATCAAAGTTGCCATCGGATATGGCGATATCAGCGAGAACTCAGAGTACGAAGACGCGAAGAACGAACAAGCTTTTATTGAAGGCAGAATCATTACTTTAGAAAAATTGCTGCGCAATGCGCGTATTATTAATAACGATGATGTCGATACCAACACCGTTAGTGTTGGCTCAATCGTAACACTGAAGGACTTAGAATTCGGTGATTTGGTTGAATATAACATCGTAGGTACGGCGGAATCCGATCCGTTGATGAATAAGATTTCCAATGAAAGCCCTGTAGGTAGAGCTATTTTAGGAAAACAAAGGGGCGCGAACGTTGACGTTACCGTTCCTGCAGGCGTCATTCAGTATCAAATTATTGATATTAAAAAGTAG
- the lysS gene encoding lysine--tRNA ligase gives MSQELELNELLVIRRNKLDELRGLGVDPFGSKYVRTHSTKEILTAYQDKTKEELDAEHHEVSIAGRIMQKRGMGKASFAHLQDITGKIQIYVREDALDANKYQAFDLLDLGDMVGVQGVVFKTKTGETSIKVKSLEVLIKSLLPLPDKFHGLSDVELRYRQRYVDLIMNQDVQQTFILRSRIIQSMRRYLDSLGYLEVETPTLHSVAGGASARPFNTHHNALDMQLHMRIAIELHLKRLIVGGLEKVYEIGRVYRNEGISTRHNPEFTMIELYEAYADYKDIMKLTEELIAHIAQEVLGSTTVAYGDHEVNLAVGWRRVSMVDAIKEVKGVDFSAHMSNEEAHRLAKEHHVQVEPHMTFGHIVNQFFETFVEETLIQPTFIYGHPLEISPLAKKNPEDPRFTDRFELFIVAREHANAFTELNDPIDQRERFEAQLREKEQGNDEAHEMDEDFIRALEYGMPPTGGLGIGIDRLVMLLTNAPSIRDVLLFPLMRERQGE, from the coding sequence ATGAGCCAGGAATTGGAATTGAACGAATTGCTCGTCATTCGCCGTAATAAATTGGACGAGCTTCGCGGTCTAGGTGTCGATCCGTTTGGCAGTAAATACGTAAGGACTCATTCAACCAAAGAAATCCTTACAGCTTACCAAGATAAAACCAAAGAAGAGCTGGATGCTGAGCATCATGAGGTCAGTATCGCCGGACGTATTATGCAAAAAAGAGGCATGGGTAAAGCCAGCTTCGCACATCTTCAAGACATTACAGGCAAAATTCAAATCTATGTACGTGAAGATGCACTAGACGCGAACAAATACCAAGCCTTTGATCTTCTGGATCTAGGCGATATGGTTGGGGTTCAGGGCGTTGTTTTCAAAACAAAAACCGGCGAAACTTCTATTAAGGTGAAATCGCTTGAGGTTTTGATCAAATCCTTGCTTCCGCTGCCGGATAAATTCCATGGTCTTAGTGATGTAGAACTGCGCTATCGTCAACGTTATGTTGATTTAATTATGAATCAAGATGTGCAGCAAACATTTATTCTTCGTTCCCGTATCATTCAGTCTATGCGTCGCTATTTGGATTCACTGGGTTATTTAGAAGTTGAGACACCTACGCTACATTCCGTAGCGGGTGGAGCGTCTGCGCGTCCTTTTAACACGCATCATAATGCTTTAGATATGCAGCTGCATATGCGTATTGCGATTGAGCTTCATTTGAAGCGCCTGATTGTTGGTGGATTGGAAAAAGTGTACGAAATTGGGCGTGTATACCGCAACGAAGGTATCTCTACGCGTCACAATCCGGAGTTTACAATGATTGAGCTTTATGAGGCTTATGCTGACTACAAAGACATCATGAAGCTTACGGAAGAGCTCATTGCACATATTGCGCAAGAGGTTCTTGGCAGTACAACGGTCGCATATGGCGATCACGAGGTCAATTTGGCTGTTGGCTGGAGACGTGTGTCCATGGTGGATGCCATTAAAGAAGTTAAGGGTGTGGACTTTAGCGCTCACATGTCGAACGAGGAAGCTCATCGCTTGGCCAAAGAGCATCATGTACAAGTTGAGCCTCACATGACATTCGGGCATATTGTGAATCAGTTCTTCGAAACATTTGTTGAAGAGACCTTAATACAGCCAACCTTTATTTACGGACATCCTTTAGAAATTTCACCGCTTGCCAAAAAGAATCCTGAGGATCCGCGTTTCACGGATCGCTTCGAACTCTTTATCGTAGCGCGTGAGCATGCCAACGCATTTACGGAGCTTAATGATCCTATCGATCAAAGAGAGCGTTTTGAAGCTCAGCTTCGTGAGAAAGAGCAAGGCAATGACGAGGCACATGAGATGGATGAGGACTTCATTCGTGCGCTTGAATACGGCATGCCTCCAACAGGTGGTTTAGGAATAGGAATTGACCGTTTGGTTATGCTATTGACGAATGCACCTTCCATTCGTGATGTACTGCTGTTCCCGCTTATGCGTGAACGTCAAGGAGAATAA
- a CDS encoding MTH1187 family thiamine-binding protein has product MAIAEFTIIPIGTTTTSLSGYVADLHKELEKHADISFEMTPMGTILEGPLDRLLEVIRAVHEVPFTNGAERVSTSIKIDDRRDKTASMKQKMKSVADKLK; this is encoded by the coding sequence ATGGCTATCGCAGAATTCACCATTATCCCTATTGGGACAACCACCACCAGCCTCAGCGGTTATGTCGCAGATCTGCACAAAGAACTAGAAAAGCATGCAGATATATCGTTTGAAATGACGCCTATGGGCACCATACTAGAGGGTCCGTTAGACCGCCTGCTAGAAGTCATTCGTGCCGTCCACGAAGTCCCATTTACGAATGGTGCAGAGCGTGTCTCCACATCCATCAAAATCGACGATCGCCGTGATAAAACGGCCTCTATGAAGCAAAAAATGAAATCAGTTGCAGACAAGTTGAAATAG
- a CDS encoding gluconate 2-dehydrogenase subunit 3 family protein produces MKNQSYYPTYNVMDEQKEWDSHTRSIVTSRLVREHSYHFLTPVETETLRAWCALLMDDHRGDVIQTILTHIDQTLAENKGEGQRKLNVPPIQNLLRQGLKAIDEAGWIADSRPFFQLDEAAQKRIMLQISDASYPPTEAWDDIPQKALFHKLLQLSVEAYYSHPLVWSEIGYGGPAYPRGYVRTELGQLDPWEAVRSPEVER; encoded by the coding sequence TTGAAAAATCAAAGTTATTATCCGACCTACAACGTCATGGATGAGCAAAAGGAATGGGATTCCCATACACGGTCCATAGTGACCTCCCGACTGGTGCGAGAGCATTCTTACCACTTTCTAACTCCGGTAGAAACCGAAACATTACGGGCTTGGTGCGCTCTGCTCATGGATGATCATCGAGGAGATGTTATTCAAACGATCCTAACTCATATCGATCAAACGTTGGCAGAAAATAAAGGAGAAGGACAGCGCAAGCTCAATGTACCTCCCATTCAAAACCTCCTGCGTCAGGGGCTTAAAGCAATTGACGAGGCTGGGTGGATAGCCGATAGCCGACCTTTCTTCCAATTAGACGAAGCTGCTCAAAAGCGCATCATGCTCCAAATCAGTGATGCCAGCTACCCTCCAACGGAAGCTTGGGATGACATCCCACAAAAAGCACTGTTTCATAAACTCCTTCAGTTAAGTGTAGAGGCCTATTACTCACATCCTTTAGTATGGTCGGAGATCGGTTATGGCGGCCCTGCCTATCCTCGCGGATATGTAAGAACTGAACTTGGCCAACTTGACCCTTGGGAGGCAGTGAGGAGCCCTGAAGTGGAGAGATGA